The following proteins are co-located in the Apium graveolens cultivar Ventura chromosome 5, ASM990537v1, whole genome shotgun sequence genome:
- the LOC141661985 gene encoding chromophore lyase CRL, chloroplastic, translated as MCVGSDNKGWGRASGLVVKALLLIGGAVLVKRFTKSTTRWDHARLVAQSLNGEKFSKDQASRDPDNFFNLRWLSCPAADMVDGSKVLYFEQAFWRTPNKPFRQRFVMVKPCPKEMKCDVELSTYAIRDAEEYKNFCDRPKDQRPQPEEVIGDIAEHLTTIHLKRCDRGKSCLYEGSTPPDGFPNSWNGAAYCTSELAVLKNNEIHSWDRGYDDDGNQVWGVKGGPYEFRPAPSSSFVGMFSPLNFNTQSMEKRIEGSFVLQE; from the exons ATGTGTGTGGGGTCAGATAACAAAGGGTGGGGCCGAGCCAGTGGTTTAGTAGTGAAGGCGCTGCTTCTAATCGGAGGCGCTGTTTTGGTTAAGCGTTTCACCAAGTCCACCACTCGCTGGGACCACGCTCGTCTCGTTGCTCAATCTCTCAACGGCGAAAAG TTTTCGAAGGACCAGGCTTCTAGAGATCCTGATAATTTCTTCAATTTAAG ATGGCTTTCATGCCCGGCTGCAGATATGGTCGATGGTTCAAAAGTCCTGTATTTTGAGCAA GCATTTTGGAGAACTCCTAATAAACCTTTTCGGCAG AGATTTGTAATGGTGAAGCCTTGTCCAAAGGAGATGAAATGCGATGTTGAG TTAAGTACGTATGCCATTCGAGATGCGGAGGAGTACAAAAACTTCTGTGATCGGCCAAAGGACCAGAGGCCACAGCCTGAAGAAGTCATCGGG GATATTGCAGAACATTTGACCACCATACATCTGAAACGATGTGACCGAGGGAAGTCCTGCTTATACGAAGGCTCCACTCCCCCAGATGGTTTCCCCAATTCATGG AATGGGGCAGCATATTGCACATCAGAACTTGCAGTCTTGAAAAACAATGAAATACATTCATGGGACAGGGGTTATGATGACGACGGAAATCAA GTTTGGGGAGTAAAAGGCGGTCCTTATGAGTTCCGGCCTGCACCCTCCTCGAGTTTTGTAGGCATGTTCTCTCctttaaattttaatactcagtCTATGGAAAAAAGGATCGAGGGTTCTTTTGTCCTTCAAGAATGA
- the LOC141661987 gene encoding sec14 cytosolic factor-like: MEGQVMKKPISNIGMDSDKTVQEDKQDEDNKLVMHYNIGSHINQEEDFKVDLMRKLVEKHDPSVKEVDNSTLRRFLRARDHDIEKGNAMFLKYLNWKQTFMPKGYISESEISNHLAQNKQFLQGEDKQGRPITVLLGGRHFPKKIPGGGVEELKRFVVYALEKTCSRMPAGQEKFVVISDLEGWGYSNTDIRSYIAALSILQDYYPERLGKLFIVHVPYIFMTVWKLVYPFIDNNSKKKLVFVENKRLKETLMEDIEESQIPAIYGGKLPLVPIQHA, translated from the exons ATGGAAGGGCAAGTGATGAAGAAGCCAATAAGTAATATTGGAATGGATTCTGATAAAACAGTCCAGGAAGATAAACAAGATGAAGATAACAAATTAGTCATGCACTACAATATTGGTAGCCATATCAACCAGGAAGAGGATTTCAAAGTTGATCTTATGAGAAAGCTTGTCGAAAAGCATGATCCATCTGTTAAG GAAGTAGACAATTCTACACTGAGGAGGTTCCTCAGGGCAAGAGATCATGACATAGAAAAAGGCAATGCAATGTTTCTAAAGTATCTGAACTGGAAACAAACGTTCATGCCAAAAGGCTACATATCAGAATCAGAAATATCAAATCACCTGGCACAAAACAAGCAGTTTTTACAGGGAGAAGACAAGCAAGGACGCCCCATCACCGTGTTATTAGGCGGCAGACATTTTCCGAAAAAGATACCTGGCGGTGGTGTTGAAGAACTCAAGC GTTTCGTAGTCTATGCGCTTGAAAAAACATGTTCCAG GATGCCAGCAGGACAGGAAAAGTTTGTAGTGATATCTGATCTAGAAGGATGGGGATACTCTAATACTGACATCAGGAGCTACATTGCTGCCCTCTCCATCTTGCAG GACTACTACCCGGAGAGATTGGGGAAATTGTTTATAGTCCATGTGCCTTACATATTCATGACTGTATGGAAGCTGGTGTATCCCTTCATCGACAATAATTCCAAGAAAAAA CTGGTGTTTGTGGAAAACAAGAGATTGAAAGAGACACTAATGGAAGACATTGAAGAGAGCCAGATTCCAGCAATCTATGGAGGCAAACTGCCATTAGTTCCTATCCAACATGCCTAG